One Eleginops maclovinus isolate JMC-PN-2008 ecotype Puerto Natales chromosome 22, JC_Emac_rtc_rv5, whole genome shotgun sequence DNA segment encodes these proteins:
- the plekha3 gene encoding pleckstrin homology domain-containing family A member 3 isoform X1, giving the protein MFKEEPSEPEYLYWFDTVSERTCTGVSGETQRQLRTHTDTSSPSLEKRQPGGSSGVEMNAVQQLESAETQPKLLRPPSLTRCAACYNHKANSLLRWGGGDGESSSSAEDSGPEWGSDGESSSSTSSSSEEEKEGEEVERQEVERQEVERQEVERQEVERQEVERQEVERQEVERQEVDIRTKTRRKTLVKSSSLPSSFSSPRLTPLSLLPHPHTVVSTLHLEVSTDPASSSHLHRRQEEMWGGAGAQWNQRWPPSLQQHLPPPPPHTLPVSHPVMLHAPLQALNAPYPPFNAPYPPFNASHTPFNASHTPFNASHTPFNASHTPFNPPHTPFNPPHTLFNASHTPFNPPHTPFNPPHTLFNASHTPFNLTHTQMQALNAPHTQMQALNAPHTQMQALNAPHTQMQALNAPHTQMQALNAPHTQMQALNAPHTQMQALNAPHTQMQALNAPHTQMHVYPCLSPSLFPYSH; this is encoded by the exons ATGTTTAAAGAGGAACCATCAGAACCAGAATACCTGTACTGGTTCGACACCGTATCAGAGAGGACATGTACAGGTGTTtcaggagagacacaaagacagcttAGAACTCATACAGACACATCCAGTCCCAGTTTAGAGAAACGGCAGCCAG GAGGTTCCTCAGGTGTGGAGATGAATGCAGTGCAGCAGCTGGAGTCTGCAGAGACCCAACCCAAG CTGCTGCGCCCCCCCTCCCTAACCCGCTGCGCTGCCTGCTACAACCACAAGGCCAACTCCCTGCTGCGCTGGGGCGGGGGAGACGGGGAGTCAAGCTCCTCCGCAGAGGACTCGGGACCAGAGTGGGGGTCCGATGGTGAGTCCTCCTCTTCTACCTCCAGCAGCTccgaggaggagaaggagggagaggaagtggagagacaggaagtggagagacaggaagtggagagacaggaagtggagagacaggaagtggagagacaggaagtggagagacaggaagtagagagacaggaagtggagagacaggaagtggacatCAGGACGAAGACGAGGAGAAAGACGCTCGTCAAatcttcctccctcccctcctccttctcctccccccgCCTCACCCCTCTGTCACTGCTTCCCCACCCTCACACCGTCGTCTCCACCCTGCACCTGGAGGTGTCAACAGACCCTGCCTCTTCCTCCCACCTCCACAGGCGGCAGGAGGAGAtgtgggggggggcaggagcTCAGTGGAACCAAAGATGGCCGCCGTCTCTGCAGCaacacctccctcctccccccccgcacacacttcctgtttctcacCCAGTCATGCTTCACGCACCTCTGCAGGCCCTGAATGCACCGTACCCTCCTTTTAATGCACCGTACCCTCCTTTTaatgcatcacacacaccttttaatgcatcacacacaccttttaatgcatcacacacaccttttaatgcatcacacacaccttttaatccaccacacacaccttttaatccaccacacacactttttaatgcatcacacacaccttttaatccaccacacacaccttttaatccaccacacacactttttaatgcatcacacacaccttttaatctaacgcacacacagatgcaggccctgaatgcaccacacacacagatgcaggccctgaatgcaccacacacacagatgcaggccctgaatgcaccacacacacagatgcaggccctgaatgcaccacacacacagatgcaggccctgaatgcaccacacacacagatgcaggccctgaatgcaccacacacacagatgcaggccctgaatgcaccacacacacagatgcaggccctgaatgcaccacacacacagatgcatgtgTACCCGTGTCTCTCCCCCTCACTCTTCCCTTACTCACATTAG
- the plekha3 gene encoding pleckstrin homology domain-containing family A member 3 isoform X2, producing MLLPPVHCRGSSGVEMNAVQQLESAETQPKLLRPPSLTRCAACYNHKANSLLRWGGGDGESSSSAEDSGPEWGSDGESSSSTSSSSEEEKEGEEVERQEVERQEVERQEVERQEVERQEVERQEVERQEVERQEVDIRTKTRRKTLVKSSSLPSSFSSPRLTPLSLLPHPHTVVSTLHLEVSTDPASSSHLHRRQEEMWGGAGAQWNQRWPPSLQQHLPPPPPHTLPVSHPVMLHAPLQALNAPYPPFNAPYPPFNASHTPFNASHTPFNASHTPFNASHTPFNPPHTPFNPPHTLFNASHTPFNPPHTPFNPPHTLFNASHTPFNLTHTQMQALNAPHTQMQALNAPHTQMQALNAPHTQMQALNAPHTQMQALNAPHTQMQALNAPHTQMQALNAPHTQMQALNAPHTQMHVYPCLSPSLFPYSH from the exons ATGCTGCTGCCACCTGTGCACTGCA GAGGTTCCTCAGGTGTGGAGATGAATGCAGTGCAGCAGCTGGAGTCTGCAGAGACCCAACCCAAG CTGCTGCGCCCCCCCTCCCTAACCCGCTGCGCTGCCTGCTACAACCACAAGGCCAACTCCCTGCTGCGCTGGGGCGGGGGAGACGGGGAGTCAAGCTCCTCCGCAGAGGACTCGGGACCAGAGTGGGGGTCCGATGGTGAGTCCTCCTCTTCTACCTCCAGCAGCTccgaggaggagaaggagggagaggaagtggagagacaggaagtggagagacaggaagtggagagacaggaagtggagagacaggaagtggagagacaggaagtggagagacaggaagtagagagacaggaagtggagagacaggaagtggacatCAGGACGAAGACGAGGAGAAAGACGCTCGTCAAatcttcctccctcccctcctccttctcctccccccgCCTCACCCCTCTGTCACTGCTTCCCCACCCTCACACCGTCGTCTCCACCCTGCACCTGGAGGTGTCAACAGACCCTGCCTCTTCCTCCCACCTCCACAGGCGGCAGGAGGAGAtgtgggggggggcaggagcTCAGTGGAACCAAAGATGGCCGCCGTCTCTGCAGCaacacctccctcctccccccccgcacacacttcctgtttctcacCCAGTCATGCTTCACGCACCTCTGCAGGCCCTGAATGCACCGTACCCTCCTTTTAATGCACCGTACCCTCCTTTTaatgcatcacacacaccttttaatgcatcacacacaccttttaatgcatcacacacaccttttaatgcatcacacacaccttttaatccaccacacacaccttttaatccaccacacacactttttaatgcatcacacacaccttttaatccaccacacacaccttttaatccaccacacacactttttaatgcatcacacacaccttttaatctaacgcacacacagatgcaggccctgaatgcaccacacacacagatgcaggccctgaatgcaccacacacacagatgcaggccctgaatgcaccacacacacagatgcaggccctgaatgcaccacacacacagatgcaggccctgaatgcaccacacacacagatgcaggccctgaatgcaccacacacacagatgcaggccctgaatgcaccacacacacagatgcaggccctgaatgcaccacacacacagatgcatgtgTACCCGTGTCTCTCCCCCTCACTCTTCCCTTACTCACATTAG
- the plekha3 gene encoding pleckstrin homology domain-containing family A member 3 isoform X3 produces the protein MNAVQQLESAETQPKLLRPPSLTRCAACYNHKANSLLRWGGGDGESSSSAEDSGPEWGSDGESSSSTSSSSEEEKEGEEVERQEVERQEVERQEVERQEVERQEVERQEVERQEVERQEVDIRTKTRRKTLVKSSSLPSSFSSPRLTPLSLLPHPHTVVSTLHLEVSTDPASSSHLHRRQEEMWGGAGAQWNQRWPPSLQQHLPPPPPHTLPVSHPVMLHAPLQALNAPYPPFNAPYPPFNASHTPFNASHTPFNASHTPFNASHTPFNPPHTPFNPPHTLFNASHTPFNPPHTPFNPPHTLFNASHTPFNLTHTQMQALNAPHTQMQALNAPHTQMQALNAPHTQMQALNAPHTQMQALNAPHTQMQALNAPHTQMQALNAPHTQMQALNAPHTQMHVYPCLSPSLFPYSH, from the exons ATGAATGCAGTGCAGCAGCTGGAGTCTGCAGAGACCCAACCCAAG CTGCTGCGCCCCCCCTCCCTAACCCGCTGCGCTGCCTGCTACAACCACAAGGCCAACTCCCTGCTGCGCTGGGGCGGGGGAGACGGGGAGTCAAGCTCCTCCGCAGAGGACTCGGGACCAGAGTGGGGGTCCGATGGTGAGTCCTCCTCTTCTACCTCCAGCAGCTccgaggaggagaaggagggagaggaagtggagagacaggaagtggagagacaggaagtggagagacaggaagtggagagacaggaagtggagagacaggaagtggagagacaggaagtagagagacaggaagtggagagacaggaagtggacatCAGGACGAAGACGAGGAGAAAGACGCTCGTCAAatcttcctccctcccctcctccttctcctccccccgCCTCACCCCTCTGTCACTGCTTCCCCACCCTCACACCGTCGTCTCCACCCTGCACCTGGAGGTGTCAACAGACCCTGCCTCTTCCTCCCACCTCCACAGGCGGCAGGAGGAGAtgtgggggggggcaggagcTCAGTGGAACCAAAGATGGCCGCCGTCTCTGCAGCaacacctccctcctccccccccgcacacacttcctgtttctcacCCAGTCATGCTTCACGCACCTCTGCAGGCCCTGAATGCACCGTACCCTCCTTTTAATGCACCGTACCCTCCTTTTaatgcatcacacacaccttttaatgcatcacacacaccttttaatgcatcacacacaccttttaatgcatcacacacaccttttaatccaccacacacaccttttaatccaccacacacactttttaatgcatcacacacaccttttaatccaccacacacaccttttaatccaccacacacactttttaatgcatcacacacaccttttaatctaacgcacacacagatgcaggccctgaatgcaccacacacacagatgcaggccctgaatgcaccacacacacagatgcaggccctgaatgcaccacacacacagatgcaggccctgaatgcaccacacacacagatgcaggccctgaatgcaccacacacacagatgcaggccctgaatgcaccacacacacagatgcaggccctgaatgcaccacacacacagatgcaggccctgaatgcaccacacacacagatgcatgtgTACCCGTGTCTCTCCCCCTCACTCTTCCCTTACTCACATTAG
- the plekha3 gene encoding pleckstrin homology domain-containing family A member 3 isoform X4: MEGVLYKWTNYMTGWQPRWFVLQSGVISYYDSEDDVGKGSKGSIKMSVCEIKVHPTDATRLDLIIPGEQHFYVRAVNAAERQRWLVALGSSKAGTLDSHKHKGPDCLKTKMSELRLYCDLLVQQVQTIQSQHSADTEDPPTSEASLLSATCTTFIRTLEECMTLANRSLTPDLRPPERMKRSISHPGTYSFDRSGVLKEYVSGGQRSSQRRNRTCSDSSVYDAERVTLSVNGDSSSIPEERGGSAKTPPTDTDTDLSI, translated from the exons atGGAGGGGGTTCTCTACAAGTGGACCAACTACATGACAG GCTGGCAGCCGCGCTGGTTCGTGCTGCAGAGCGGAGTCATCTCTTACTATGACAGCGAGGACGACGTGGGCAAGGGAAGCAAAGGGTCCATCAAGATGTCCGTGTGTGAGATCAAAG TTCATCCGACAGACGCCACTCGTCTGGACCTGATTATCCCCGGCGAGCAGCATTTCTACGTGCGGGCGGTGAACGCAGCGGAGAGGCAGCGCTGGCTCGTGGCTTTAGGGTCGTCCAAAGCTGGGACTCTGGAcagccacaaacacaaag GTCCAGACTGTCTGAAGACGAAGATGTCTGAGCTCCGTCTGTACTGCGACCTCCTCGTCCAACAGGTCCAAACCATCCAATCGCAGCACAGCGCCGACACTGAGGACCCGCCCACCTCTGAG GCCTCCCTGCTCAGTGCGACCTGTACCACCTTCATCAGGACCCTGGAGGAATGCATGACGCTGGCCAACCGGAGTCTGACCCCCGACCTCCGACCTCCTGAGAGG ATGAAGAGGTCCATCAGTCACCCGGGGACCTACAGCTTCGACCG GTCAGGCGTGCTGAAAGAGTATGTGagtggaggtcagaggtcgtCGCAGCGCAGGAACCGGACCTGCTCCGACAGCTCCGTGTACGACGCCGAGC gtgtgACACTCAGTGTGAACGGCGACTCGTCCTCCAtcccagaggagagaggaggcagtgCCAAGACCCCGCCCACCGACACAGACACTGACCTCTCCatctga
- the plekha3 gene encoding pleckstrin homology domain-containing family A member 3 isoform X5, whose protein sequence is MEGVLYKWTNYMTGWQPRWFVLQSGVISYYDSEDDVGKGSKGSIKMSVCEIKVHPTDATRLDLIIPGEQHFYVRAVNAAERQRWLVALGSSKAGTLDSHKHKGPDCLKTKMSELRLYCDLLVQQVQTIQSQHSADTEDPPTSEASLLSATCTTFIRTLEECMTLANRSLTPDLRPPERMKRSISHPGTYSFDRIKLAACMNYLQPPGGSAAQDTHYFSTFTVVPAG, encoded by the exons atGGAGGGGGTTCTCTACAAGTGGACCAACTACATGACAG GCTGGCAGCCGCGCTGGTTCGTGCTGCAGAGCGGAGTCATCTCTTACTATGACAGCGAGGACGACGTGGGCAAGGGAAGCAAAGGGTCCATCAAGATGTCCGTGTGTGAGATCAAAG TTCATCCGACAGACGCCACTCGTCTGGACCTGATTATCCCCGGCGAGCAGCATTTCTACGTGCGGGCGGTGAACGCAGCGGAGAGGCAGCGCTGGCTCGTGGCTTTAGGGTCGTCCAAAGCTGGGACTCTGGAcagccacaaacacaaag GTCCAGACTGTCTGAAGACGAAGATGTCTGAGCTCCGTCTGTACTGCGACCTCCTCGTCCAACAGGTCCAAACCATCCAATCGCAGCACAGCGCCGACACTGAGGACCCGCCCACCTCTGAG GCCTCCCTGCTCAGTGCGACCTGTACCACCTTCATCAGGACCCTGGAGGAATGCATGACGCTGGCCAACCGGAGTCTGACCCCCGACCTCCGACCTCCTGAGAGG ATGAAGAGGTCCATCAGTCACCCGGGGACCTACAGCTTCGACCG AATAAAGCTGGCAGCTTGCATGAATTACCTCCAGCCTCCAGGGGGCAGCGCTGCACAGGACACCCATTATTTCAGCACCTTTACTGTCGTTCCAGCAGGATAA